From one Solanum lycopersicum chromosome 12, SLM_r2.1 genomic stretch:
- the LOC101254168 gene encoding uncharacterized protein: MQFLKDIVPAALNNINTKFIVLDKGRIDLEGQHKTCLALVADETAAVHFQMWGDECDVFEPGDIIRLENGIFSYIRNNRNNHVLRAGKRGKAEKVGEFTMAYVEKPNMSEIHWVPDPKNPKIYLPVDFTSYISSTH, translated from the coding sequence ATGCAGTTTCTAAAAGACATCGTACCTGCTGCATTGAACAATATAAACACAAAGTTTATTGTTTTGGACAAAGGGAGGATAGATTTAGAAGGGCAACACAAGACATGTTTGGCACTAGTTGCAGATGAGACAGCTGCGGTTCACTTTCAAATGTGGGGTGATGAATGTGATGTTTTTGAACCTGGGGATATCATCCGGTTAGAAAATGGCATCTTTTCTTATATTCGCAATAACCGCAATAACCATGTACTACGGGCAGGTAAGCGAGGCAAGGCAGAAAAAGTGGGAGAGTTTACCATGGCCTATGTGGAGAAACCAAACATGAGTGAGATACATTGGGTCCCTGATCCGAAGAATCCTAAGATATATTTGCCAGTGGATTTTACTTCTTACATTTCATCAACACATTGA